Proteins from one Lacrimispora sphenoides genomic window:
- a CDS encoding flavodoxin domain-containing protein, translating into MKKIAVVYQSKYGATRKYAEWIAEELSCDLFEGKDIKASDLEPYDTIILGGGLYAGGVNGLKILTKNFSKFSNKNLVIFTCGLADPSDTVNTDHIKKSLYKDLTEEMKDKIKVFHLRGAMDYSKLSPIHRSMMALVCKMTAKKDQNSLTNEDKEMLASYGKKVDFINKETILPLINYIRSL; encoded by the coding sequence ATGAAGAAGATTGCAGTAGTATATCAATCAAAATATGGAGCGACCAGAAAATATGCGGAATGGATCGCCGAGGAATTATCCTGTGATCTGTTTGAAGGTAAAGATATAAAGGCGAGTGATCTGGAACCGTATGATACCATCATTTTAGGCGGCGGTCTTTATGCGGGGGGCGTCAATGGGCTTAAGATATTAACAAAGAACTTCTCCAAGTTCTCCAACAAGAATCTGGTAATTTTCACTTGCGGACTGGCTGATCCTTCCGATACAGTCAACACGGATCATATTAAAAAGAGCCTGTATAAGGATCTTACCGAAGAAATGAAGGATAAGATCAAAGTATTCCATTTACGCGGGGCCATGGATTATTCCAAACTCAGTCCCATACATCGGTCAATGATGGCTCTTGTCTGCAAGATGACCGCAAAAAAGGACCAGAATTCTTTGACTAACGAAGACAAAGAGATGCTGGCAAGCTACGGAAAAAAAGTTGATTTTATAAATAAAGAAACGATATTGCCACTTATAAATTATATACGGAGTTTATAA
- the frr gene encoding ribosome recycling factor: MQESLQVYEDKMNKTLKALENDYMTIRAGRANPHVLDKIRVDYYGTPTPIQQVGNISIPEARMIVIQPWEKGLLKAIEKAILTSELGINPTNDGNVIRLVFPELTEERRKDLVKDVKKKGEASKVAIRNIRRDANDLFKKQLKSEEISEDEQAEAEDKIQKLTDKMIAQVDKMIEEKSKDLLTV, translated from the coding sequence ATGCAGGAGAGTTTACAGGTTTACGAAGACAAGATGAACAAGACATTAAAAGCGCTGGAGAATGACTATATGACCATCCGCGCAGGACGTGCCAACCCGCATGTGCTGGATAAAATAAGAGTGGATTATTATGGTACACCGACTCCTATCCAGCAGGTCGGCAACATTTCTATTCCGGAAGCCCGTATGATTGTGATCCAGCCATGGGAGAAGGGCCTGTTAAAGGCAATTGAAAAGGCAATTCTCACTTCTGAACTGGGAATCAACCCCACCAATGACGGCAATGTAATCCGCCTTGTATTTCCGGAGCTTACTGAGGAACGCAGAAAAGATCTGGTTAAAGATGTTAAGAAAAAAGGAGAGGCTTCCAAGGTCGCTATCCGTAACATCCGCCGTGATGCCAATGACTTATTTAAAAAGCAGTTAAAGTCAGAGGAAATTTCTGAAGATGAGCAGGCAGAGGCTGAAGACAAGATTCAGAAGCTGACAGACAAGATGATCGCCCAGGTAGACAAAATGATTGAAGAAAAGTCAAAGGATCTTCTTACAGTATAA
- a CDS encoding PolC-type DNA polymerase III, translated as MSKRFLEVFPSLHITEELRELLNLVEVEKVTLGRDRSSIRIYLMSPRLIHKQNIYGLEKGIKDQLFPSKRITIKIIERFRLSGQYTPQKLLKAYKDSLLMELKNYSIIEYNMFRKAEFQFPEPDLLKMTVEDTIVTHEKAGDLKRVLEKIFHERCNMPVEVQYEYVEPKENELAKQKELQMQREVAEIVSRTSFAIQNDEDRIEYGAGSGGGDGGPSMADGISLDAMTAEYTAFAPAGQASQAPAPALRMGGKKEAAKTGDLNSGKKEWKDYKKGGGSYGRRSDNPDVLYGRDFDEEIIEIEKIDGEIGEVAIRGKILTVDSRELRSQKTIMIFDVTDFTDTITVKMFAREEQIDDLKAAVVQGSFIRIKGVTTIDKFDGELTLGSVVGIKKSEDFTGKRVDNSLEKRVELHCHTKMSDMDGVSEVKDIVKRAKRWGMPAIAITDHGCVQAFPDANHALDKGDSFKLIYGVEGYLVDDLKQLVEKSRNQGLSDSYVVFDIETTGFSSSRNRIIEIGAVKVINGIITDKFSTFVNPDVPIPFEIEQLTGINDNMVLPYPKIDEILPQFLEFCGDSVLVAHNASFDVGFIAYNASRLNLAFDPTVIDTVALARLLLPKLNRYKLDTVAKALNISLENHHRAVDDAGCTAEIFVAFVKMIRERGVETLDELNGLSAMTADMIKKLPTYHVIILAANDVGRVNLYRLISYSHINYYARRPRIPKSVLNKYREGLIIGSACEAGELYQALLRGVSDAEVAKLVHYYDYLEIQPLGNNAFMLRDEKSSIKSEQDLIDINKRIVSLGEQFGKPVCATCDVHFLDPEDEVYRRIIMTGQGFKDSDDQAPLYLRTTEEMLKEFKYLGPNKAEEVVIKNTRKIADMCEKISPVRPDKCAPVIENSDEDLRKICYDRAYAIYGETLPTIVTERLERELHSIISNGFAVMYIIAQKLVWKSNEDGYLVGSRGSVGSSFVAYLSGITEVNSLSPHYYCASCHYYDFDSEEVKQFSGMAGCDMPDKVCPVCGRPLAKDGFDIPFETFLGFKGDKEPDIDLNFSGEYQSKAHDYTEVIFGKGQTFRAGTIGTLADKTAFGYVKNYYEEHGVRKRNCEISRIVQGCVGVRRTTGQHPGGIIVLPHGEEIYSFTPVQRPANDMTTMTVTTHFDYHSIDHNLLKLDILGHDDPTMIRMLQDLIGFDPVKDIPLDSKEVMSLFQDTSALKITPEDIGGCKLGALGVPEFGTDFAMQMLIDTQPKYFSDLVRIAGLAHGTDVWLGNAQALIQEGKATIQTAICTRDDIMVYLISMGIEEGLSFSIMESVRKGKGLKKEWEEEMTAHGVPDWYIWSCKKIKYMFPKAHAAAYVMMAWRIAYCKVFYPLAYYASFFSIRANGFSYEMMCQGRDKLEYYLADYRKRIDTLSKKEQDTLRDMRIVQEMYARGYDFMPIDIYRAKARHFQIFDGKLMPSLSSIDGLGEKAADAVVDSVKDGTFLSREDFRNRTKVSKTVCDLMGDLGLLFELPESNQLSLFDLG; from the coding sequence ATGTCAAAAAGATTTTTGGAGGTATTTCCAAGTTTACATATTACAGAGGAATTACGGGAGCTTTTAAATCTGGTGGAAGTGGAGAAGGTCACTTTAGGCAGGGATAGAAGCTCTATTCGTATTTACCTTATGAGCCCGAGGCTCATACATAAACAAAATATTTACGGGCTGGAAAAGGGGATCAAGGACCAGCTGTTTCCCTCGAAGCGGATTACCATAAAGATTATCGAACGGTTCCGTTTATCGGGCCAGTACACGCCACAGAAGCTGTTAAAGGCCTATAAGGACAGTCTTTTAATGGAACTTAAAAATTACAGCATTATTGAATACAACATGTTCCGAAAGGCGGAATTCCAGTTTCCTGAACCGGATCTTCTTAAGATGACGGTGGAGGATACCATAGTTACCCATGAAAAGGCCGGAGACTTAAAACGAGTTCTGGAAAAGATTTTCCATGAACGGTGCAACATGCCGGTAGAAGTCCAGTACGAATATGTGGAACCCAAGGAAAATGAGCTGGCAAAGCAAAAAGAGCTTCAGATGCAGCGGGAGGTAGCGGAAATTGTAAGCCGTACCTCCTTTGCGATACAGAATGATGAAGACCGGATAGAGTATGGTGCCGGGTCCGGCGGGGGAGATGGCGGTCCATCCATGGCAGATGGCATTTCTTTGGATGCTATGACTGCAGAATATACGGCTTTCGCTCCTGCAGGCCAGGCTTCCCAGGCTCCTGCGCCTGCACTGCGTATGGGAGGGAAGAAGGAAGCTGCTAAGACCGGAGATTTAAATTCCGGGAAAAAGGAGTGGAAGGATTATAAAAAGGGCGGCGGCTCCTACGGACGCCGTTCAGATAACCCGGATGTATTATACGGCCGTGACTTTGACGAGGAAATCATAGAAATTGAAAAGATTGATGGTGAGATCGGGGAAGTTGCCATCAGAGGCAAGATTTTAACTGTGGACAGCAGAGAGCTGAGGAGCCAGAAGACCATTATGATCTTCGATGTGACGGATTTTACAGATACGATCACGGTGAAAATGTTTGCCAGGGAAGAGCAGATTGACGATTTAAAAGCTGCAGTGGTGCAGGGAAGCTTTATACGCATCAAGGGCGTTACCACCATTGATAAATTTGACGGTGAGCTGACTCTCGGATCAGTGGTTGGAATCAAGAAATCCGAGGATTTTACCGGTAAGCGGGTGGATAACAGCCTTGAAAAGCGGGTGGAGCTCCATTGCCATACAAAGATGAGCGATATGGATGGCGTATCAGAGGTCAAGGATATCGTAAAACGGGCAAAGAGATGGGGAATGCCTGCGATTGCCATAACCGATCACGGATGTGTCCAGGCGTTCCCGGATGCAAATCATGCTCTGGATAAGGGAGATTCCTTTAAACTGATCTATGGCGTGGAAGGGTATCTGGTAGATGATTTAAAGCAGCTTGTGGAAAAATCCAGAAACCAGGGCCTGTCGGACTCCTATGTAGTATTTGATATCGAGACAACTGGGTTCAGTTCTTCCAGGAACCGGATCATCGAAATCGGAGCGGTAAAGGTAATTAATGGGATCATTACGGATAAATTCAGCACCTTTGTGAATCCGGACGTGCCCATTCCTTTTGAGATCGAGCAGCTTACAGGCATCAATGACAATATGGTTCTTCCTTACCCCAAAATCGATGAAATACTGCCGCAGTTTCTTGAGTTTTGCGGGGATTCCGTCCTGGTAGCTCATAATGCATCCTTTGATGTGGGCTTTATCGCCTATAATGCATCCAGGCTTAACCTGGCCTTTGATCCTACAGTCATTGACACGGTGGCGCTTGCAAGGCTTCTCCTTCCGAAACTTAACCGTTATAAGCTGGATACAGTTGCAAAGGCGCTTAATATTTCTCTGGAGAACCATCACAGAGCGGTAGACGATGCAGGTTGTACAGCTGAAATATTCGTGGCATTTGTGAAAATGATCCGGGAACGGGGCGTGGAAACTCTCGACGAGCTTAATGGTCTAAGCGCCATGACGGCGGATATGATTAAAAAGCTTCCTACCTATCATGTGATCATATTGGCTGCCAACGATGTGGGGAGGGTAAATCTTTACCGTTTGATCTCTTATTCCCACATTAATTACTATGCAAGAAGGCCCAGGATTCCCAAAAGTGTTCTTAATAAATACCGGGAAGGACTGATAATAGGCTCCGCCTGTGAGGCAGGGGAATTGTATCAGGCCCTCCTTCGGGGAGTTTCCGACGCAGAGGTTGCAAAGCTGGTTCACTATTATGACTATTTGGAAATACAGCCTTTGGGAAATAATGCATTTATGCTTCGAGATGAGAAAAGTTCAATAAAGTCGGAACAGGATTTAATCGACATCAACAAAAGGATCGTAAGCCTGGGTGAGCAGTTTGGAAAACCGGTTTGCGCCACTTGTGATGTTCACTTTCTGGATCCTGAGGATGAGGTTTACCGAAGGATCATTATGACAGGCCAGGGCTTTAAGGATTCCGACGATCAGGCGCCTTTGTACTTGCGTACCACTGAGGAAATGCTGAAGGAATTTAAATACCTGGGGCCAAATAAGGCGGAAGAGGTAGTCATTAAAAATACAAGAAAAATTGCAGATATGTGCGAGAAGATTTCTCCGGTACGCCCGGATAAGTGTGCTCCCGTCATTGAGAATTCCGATGAAGATTTAAGAAAGATCTGTTATGACAGGGCTTATGCCATCTATGGAGAAACCCTTCCGACAATTGTTACGGAGCGTCTGGAGAGAGAGCTTCATTCCATCATATCCAATGGGTTTGCGGTTATGTATATCATCGCTCAGAAACTGGTTTGGAAATCCAATGAGGATGGGTATCTGGTTGGTTCCCGAGGCTCTGTCGGTTCATCCTTTGTCGCTTATCTGTCAGGAATTACGGAGGTAAACTCCTTAAGCCCACATTATTATTGTGCATCCTGTCATTATTATGATTTTGATTCAGAAGAAGTAAAACAGTTCTCCGGTATGGCGGGATGTGATATGCCGGATAAGGTTTGCCCAGTGTGTGGACGTCCGCTGGCAAAAGACGGATTTGATATTCCATTTGAAACCTTCCTGGGCTTTAAGGGAGACAAGGAGCCGGATATTGACTTAAACTTCTCCGGTGAGTATCAAAGTAAGGCTCATGACTATACAGAGGTTATTTTCGGCAAGGGCCAGACGTTCCGGGCAGGGACTATTGGTACCCTGGCAGATAAGACTGCCTTTGGTTATGTAAAAAATTATTATGAAGAGCATGGGGTGAGAAAGCGCAATTGCGAGATCAGCCGGATCGTGCAAGGCTGTGTTGGAGTCAGGAGAACCACTGGACAGCATCCGGGTGGAATTATTGTACTTCCTCATGGAGAGGAGATCTATTCCTTTACTCCGGTTCAGCGTCCTGCCAATGATATGACCACCATGACGGTAACCACCCATTTTGACTACCATTCCATTGACCACAACTTACTGAAGCTTGATATTCTGGGGCACGATGATCCTACTATGATCCGTATGCTTCAGGATTTAATTGGGTTTGATCCGGTAAAGGATATTCCCCTGGACAGCAAGGAGGTCATGTCGCTGTTTCAGGACACCTCAGCCTTAAAAATCACGCCGGAGGATATCGGAGGATGTAAGCTCGGAGCCCTCGGGGTTCCGGAGTTTGGTACGGACTTTGCCATGCAGATGTTAATTGACACGCAGCCCAAGTATTTCTCTGACCTGGTACGTATTGCCGGTCTTGCCCATGGTACGGATGTATGGCTGGGCAATGCCCAGGCCCTGATTCAGGAGGGAAAAGCTACCATTCAGACGGCAATCTGTACCCGTGACGATATCATGGTTTATTTAATATCAATGGGAATCGAAGAGGGACTGTCCTTTTCCATTATGGAGAGCGTCCGAAAGGGAAAAGGGTTAAAGAAGGAGTGGGAGGAGGAGATGACCGCCCACGGAGTTCCGGACTGGTATATCTGGTCCTGTAAAAAGATTAAGTACATGTTCCCTAAGGCCCATGCGGCCGCCTATGTTATGATGGCATGGCGTATTGCCTATTGCAAGGTGTTTTATCCTCTGGCTTATTATGCCTCCTTCTTTAGTATTCGTGCCAACGGCTTCAGCTATGAGATGATGTGCCAGGGACGGGATAAGCTGGAGTATTATCTGGCCGACTATAGGAAGCGGATCGACACTCTTTCCAAAAAAGAGCAGGACACCCTAAGGGATATGAGAATCGTACAGGAGATGTATGCCAGAGGGTATGACTTTATGCCCATCGATATTTACCGGGCAAAGGCAAGGCATTTCCAGATCTTTGACGGCAAATTGATGCCGTCCTTAAGCAGTATTGACGGATTGGGAGAAAAAGCGGCTGATGCCGTCGTGGATTCGGTGAAGGATGGAACTTTCCTGTCAAGGGAAGATTTCAGAAACAGGACAAAGGTCAGCAAGACCGTCTGTGATCTGATGGGAGACTTAGGACTTCTTTTTGAACTCCCGGAATCCAATCAGCTGTCCTTGTTTGACCTGGGTTAA
- the rseP gene encoding RIP metalloprotease RseP: MSSVIVAILVFGLIVLIHELGHFLFAKMNGIAVIEFSIGMGPRLVRFKKGETIYSIKALPLGGSCMMLGEDEENPDERAFQNKSIPARMSVIAAGPIFNFILAFFLAVLLVGMNGYDTTYIKEVTENSPAYEAGIQPGDKLLRINGESVSMYRDYILYKLLKPEEKMNLVEYSRMDPTTGTESIHSVSVNPQYSKESGKYLIGIIIAPENKKAASIGELVKYGYMEMEYDVKLTVKSLGMLFTGKASVNDLSGPVGIVVMIDDSVKAGLTVSVVAALMNVISMCILLSANLGVMNLLPIPALDGGRLLFLIIEAIRGKRMDPEKEGLVNLISMAALMALMIFVVFNDISRFT, translated from the coding sequence TTGTCCAGCGTTATCGTAGCGATTCTGGTTTTTGGGCTGATCGTATTAATTCATGAATTAGGGCATTTTTTATTCGCAAAAATGAACGGAATCGCGGTGATTGAGTTTTCAATCGGCATGGGACCAAGATTGGTCCGTTTTAAGAAAGGTGAGACTATTTATTCCATAAAGGCGCTGCCCTTGGGCGGTTCCTGTATGATGCTGGGAGAAGATGAGGAAAATCCCGATGAGCGGGCGTTCCAGAATAAATCGATTCCGGCCAGAATGTCAGTAATTGCAGCCGGTCCTATCTTTAATTTTATTTTAGCTTTTTTCCTGGCTGTACTTCTGGTAGGGATGAACGGATATGATACGACCTATATAAAGGAAGTAACAGAAAATTCGCCTGCTTATGAGGCAGGGATCCAGCCTGGAGATAAGCTGCTCCGGATCAATGGGGAGAGTGTATCCATGTATCGGGATTATATTCTTTATAAGCTTTTAAAGCCTGAAGAGAAGATGAATCTTGTGGAATATTCCAGAATGGATCCAACGACCGGAACTGAAAGCATTCATTCTGTTTCTGTTAATCCACAGTATTCAAAGGAAAGCGGGAAATATCTGATTGGTATTATCATTGCTCCTGAGAATAAAAAGGCTGCCTCTATTGGCGAGCTGGTTAAATACGGTTACATGGAAATGGAATACGATGTAAAGCTGACAGTAAAAAGCCTTGGCATGCTCTTTACCGGCAAGGCAAGTGTCAATGATTTAAGCGGCCCTGTAGGCATTGTAGTTATGATTGATGATTCTGTTAAGGCTGGACTTACGGTCAGTGTTGTAGCGGCACTTATGAATGTAATCAGCATGTGTATCCTTCTGAGCGCAAACTTAGGCGTTATGAATCTTCTTCCGATCCCTGCCCTTGATGGAGGGAGGCTATTGTTTCTGATTATTGAAGCCATCAGAGGCAAGCGTATGGATCCGGAGAAGGAGGGCCTGGTTAATTTAATCAGCATGGCCGCCCTTATGGCCCTCATGATTTTTGTGGTGTTTAATGATATCAGCAGGTTTACGTGA
- the ispG gene encoding flavodoxin-dependent (E)-4-hydroxy-3-methylbut-2-enyl-diphosphate synthase → MSREKTRVIRIGDRVIGGGNPVLIQSMCNTKTQDVDATVSQIKALTEAGCDIIRVAVPDMEAAAALKQIKKQISIPLVADIHFDYRLAIASIESGADKIRINPGNIGSADRVRAVVEKAREYDIPIRVGVNSGSLEKNLIEKYGGVTAEGIVESALQKVRMIEELGYENLVISIKSSNVLMCVKAHELIARQSDYPLHVGITEAGTYVSGTIKSSVGLGIILHEGIGDTIRVSLTGDPVEEVKTAKLILKTLGLRKGGVEVVSCPTCGRTRIDLISLANQVEKLVSEFDHLDIKVAVMGCVVNGPGEAREADLGIAGGIGEGLLMKKGEIIRKVPEDELLQALKEELMKMQ, encoded by the coding sequence ATGAGCAGAGAGAAAACAAGAGTAATCCGCATCGGAGACAGGGTAATCGGCGGAGGAAATCCGGTCCTGATCCAGTCTATGTGCAATACAAAAACACAGGATGTGGATGCGACAGTAAGTCAGATTAAAGCCCTGACAGAGGCTGGCTGCGATATCATCCGGGTTGCGGTGCCGGACATGGAAGCGGCGGCTGCCTTAAAGCAGATAAAGAAGCAGATCTCCATTCCACTGGTAGCGGATATTCATTTTGATTACCGGCTGGCCATCGCTTCCATAGAATCCGGAGCGGATAAGATCCGGATTAACCCAGGGAATATCGGATCGGCCGACCGGGTCCGGGCGGTTGTGGAAAAGGCCAGAGAGTATGATATTCCCATCCGGGTAGGTGTAAACAGCGGTTCCCTTGAAAAGAATCTGATAGAGAAATACGGCGGGGTGACTGCAGAAGGTATTGTGGAAAGCGCACTTCAAAAAGTACGGATGATTGAGGAACTGGGATATGAAAATCTTGTCATCAGCATTAAATCCTCCAATGTGCTCATGTGCGTCAAAGCCCATGAACTGATTGCCAGGCAGTCTGATTATCCTCTACATGTGGGAATAACCGAAGCAGGCACTTATGTCTCCGGGACAATCAAATCCTCGGTAGGTCTGGGAATCATTCTTCATGAAGGAATCGGAGATACCATCCGTGTATCTTTAACAGGAGACCCGGTTGAGGAAGTGAAGACCGCAAAGCTGATTTTAAAGACACTTGGTTTAAGAAAGGGCGGTGTAGAAGTGGTATCCTGCCCGACCTGCGGAAGGACCAGGATCGATCTGATCTCTTTGGCAAACCAGGTGGAAAAACTGGTTTCAGAATTCGACCATCTGGATATTAAGGTAGCTGTTATGGGCTGCGTGGTAAATGGACCTGGAGAAGCCAGGGAAGCGGATCTTGGAATTGCGGGAGGAATCGGAGAAGGCCTCTTGATGAAAAAAGGAGAGATTATCCGTAAGGTTCCGGAAGATGAACTGCTTCAGGCCCTAAAGGAAGAGCTTATGAAGATGCAATAG
- a CDS encoding isoprenyl transferase, protein MDKRNENMVIPEHVAIILDGNGRWAKKRGLPRSVGHKEGCVTVERTVEDAARLGIKYLTVYGFSTENWKRTSDEVGALMQLFRYYMVRLLKIAKANNVRVKMIGDRDRFDKDIIEGIGKLVEETKDNTGLTFIIAVNYGGRDEIVRATRKLMKDSAEGKLLPEDMTEEVFSSYLDTEGLPDPDLLIRTSGELRLSNYLLWQLAYTELYVTDCLWPDFNMEEMKKAIAAYNSRERRFGGVK, encoded by the coding sequence ATGGACAAAAGGAATGAGAATATGGTGATTCCGGAGCATGTTGCTATTATATTGGATGGCAATGGCAGATGGGCAAAAAAGCGTGGGCTTCCAAGAAGCGTGGGCCACAAGGAAGGATGCGTGACCGTAGAAAGAACGGTAGAGGATGCAGCAAGGCTTGGAATTAAGTATCTGACAGTTTATGGTTTTTCAACGGAAAACTGGAAACGTACTTCAGATGAAGTTGGAGCCTTAATGCAGCTTTTCCGCTATTATATGGTCAGGCTTTTGAAGATCGCCAAAGCCAATAATGTGCGTGTAAAGATGATCGGTGATAGGGATCGGTTTGACAAGGATATTATAGAGGGAATCGGTAAACTGGTGGAAGAGACGAAAGATAATACAGGTCTTACCTTTATCATTGCTGTTAATTACGGCGGCCGTGATGAGATTGTTCGTGCTACCAGGAAACTCATGAAGGATTCGGCAGAAGGAAAGCTTTTGCCGGAGGATATGACGGAAGAAGTTTTTTCTTCTTATCTGGATACAGAAGGACTTCCGGACCCGGATCTTCTTATACGTACCAGCGGTGAGTTGCGGCTTTCCAATTATCTGCTGTGGCAGCTGGCCTATACGGAACTCTATGTTACGGATTGCCTTTGGCCTGATTTTAATATGGAAGAAATGAAAAAGGCAATTGCAGCGTACAATAGTAGGGAACGAAGATTTGGGGGAGTGAAGTGA
- a CDS encoding 1-deoxy-D-xylulose-5-phosphate reductoisomerase, translated as MRKIAILGSTGSVGKQTLEVAENQKDIEVTALAAGSNIRLLEEQIRKFHPKIACVWSEDKARELAASVKDLPVRIVSGMEGLMEAATESSAEIVVTAIVGMIGIRPTIAAIEAGKDIALANKETLVTAGHIIMPLAKERGVKILPVDSEHSAIYQCLNGEDKKAIHKILLTASGGPFRGKTRKEMESVQVEDALNHPNWSMGRKITIDSSTMVNKGLEVMEAKWLFGVEMDQVEVVIQPKSVIHSMVEFEDGAVMAQLGTPDMKLPIQYALFYPERRYLPGDRLDFWTINQITFEKPDMVNFPGLKLAYIAGKEGGTLPTVFNAANERAVAKFLNREISYPTITDMIEGAMNGHTVKENPTVEEILEAEAAAYEYIESRW; from the coding sequence ATGAGGAAAATAGCAATCCTGGGTTCAACGGGATCCGTCGGGAAACAAACTCTGGAGGTGGCTGAAAATCAAAAAGATATAGAAGTGACCGCCTTGGCGGCAGGCAGTAACATCCGCCTGTTAGAGGAGCAAATAAGAAAATTTCATCCAAAGATCGCATGTGTATGGAGTGAAGATAAGGCCAGGGAGCTGGCGGCATCGGTAAAGGATTTGCCGGTCCGCATTGTTTCCGGAATGGAAGGCCTTATGGAAGCTGCCACAGAAAGCTCTGCAGAAATTGTGGTCACTGCCATCGTTGGTATGATTGGAATCCGTCCTACCATCGCAGCTATTGAGGCTGGAAAGGACATTGCTCTTGCCAACAAGGAAACCCTTGTAACTGCCGGGCACATCATTATGCCTTTAGCAAAGGAACGGGGAGTGAAGATTCTCCCTGTGGACAGCGAGCACAGCGCCATTTATCAGTGCTTAAACGGAGAAGATAAAAAAGCCATACATAAGATCCTTTTGACAGCGTCCGGTGGTCCTTTCCGTGGAAAAACCAGAAAAGAGATGGAGTCAGTCCAGGTGGAGGATGCGTTAAATCATCCCAACTGGTCTATGGGCAGGAAAATTACCATAGATTCCTCCACTATGGTCAATAAAGGCCTTGAAGTGATGGAAGCAAAATGGCTTTTTGGAGTAGAAATGGACCAGGTAGAAGTGGTAATCCAGCCTAAGAGCGTGATTCATTCCATGGTGGAGTTTGAGGATGGAGCAGTCATGGCCCAGCTTGGAACGCCGGATATGAAGCTTCCGATCCAGTATGCACTTTTCTATCCGGAGAGGAGATATCTTCCCGGAGATCGTCTGGATTTCTGGACCATTAATCAAATAACTTTTGAAAAACCGGATATGGTAAATTTTCCTGGTTTAAAATTGGCATATATTGCCGGGAAAGAAGGCGGAACACTTCCAACAGTATTCAATGCTGCCAATGAACGGGCAGTTGCCAAATTTTTGAACAGAGAAATTTCATATCCAACCATAACTGATATGATAGAGGGAGCTATGAACGGGCATACTGTAAAAGAGAATCCAACAGTAGAGGAAATTCTTGAAGCAGAGGCTGCAGCTTATGAATATATAGAAAGCAGGTGGTAA
- a CDS encoding phosphatidate cytidylyltransferase has protein sequence MFTTRLISGVILVIIALFTVGSGGVLLFATTLSISMIGLFELYRVMKIQKNPLGFMGYLTALSYYGLLWFHGEQFMMLMFIAFLMILMSIYVFAFPRYQMEEVTVAFFGVFYVTVMLSYLYQVRAMADGKYLVWLVFLSSWGCDTCAYCVGMLIGKHRLAPVLSPKKSIEGAIGGVAGAALLGILYATLFGGSMTEIRNPQAACGLACAIGAVISQVGDLAASAIKRNHQVKDYGKLIPGHGGILDRFDSMLFTAPAIYFAVTFLR, from the coding sequence ATGTTTACAACCAGACTGATAAGCGGAGTCATTCTCGTTATCATAGCTCTTTTTACAGTTGGAAGCGGGGGAGTATTGCTTTTTGCAACAACCCTTTCCATATCTATGATTGGTTTGTTTGAGTTGTATCGCGTGATGAAGATACAGAAAAACCCGTTGGGATTTATGGGATATTTAACGGCCCTGTCCTATTATGGGCTGCTGTGGTTTCATGGAGAGCAGTTTATGATGCTCATGTTCATTGCATTTTTGATGATCCTTATGAGTATTTATGTATTTGCCTTTCCAAGGTATCAGATGGAAGAGGTGACGGTGGCTTTTTTTGGAGTTTTTTATGTTACAGTCATGTTGTCTTATCTTTATCAGGTCCGTGCCATGGCAGACGGGAAATATCTGGTGTGGCTGGTATTTTTAAGTTCATGGGGGTGTGATACCTGTGCTTATTGCGTGGGTATGCTTATAGGAAAGCACAGGCTGGCTCCTGTACTCAGTCCTAAAAAGTCTATAGAAGGGGCAATCGGCGGAGTGGCCGGCGCAGCTCTTCTGGGTATTCTTTATGCAACTCTTTTTGGAGGATCCATGACAGAGATCCGCAATCCCCAGGCAGCCTGTGGACTGGCTTGTGCCATTGGAGCGGTAATCTCCCAGGTTGGGGATCTGGCAGCATCTGCTATCAAACGCAATCATCAGGTAAAGGATTATGGAAAATTGATTCCGGGCCATGGGGGAATTCTGGACCGTTTTGACAGCATGCTCTTTACGGCACCTGCCATTTATTTTGCAGTAACATTTTTACGTTAA